The following are encoded together in the Weissella soli genome:
- a CDS encoding ABC transporter ATP-binding protein yields the protein MDNDKQSIWSRQLSVKEQMHIIWELMKFAKPYRWYFIGAIGLSILISAINVVLPKIMSILMNEYLTKQTTGIKILVIFAATYMGITVIKAIAEFFEFFWFTMGAERMLERVRVILFAKLHSLGMRYFDQTPGGTLVSRVTNDTASFSDFWTLFLQLSGAVISIITAFIAMWLTNVKIMTVALLFVPLLFVVIWFYQRFAIQVYRRMRERLSELNGQLAEAITGMSVIQQFRQEARINRAFVATNEAYYQTRVRMVKTNSLLLSPAIDLLYGAAIIVVLLMFGWTNDSQIVAAGTVYAFLSYVAAFYNPIDAAMDSLASFQDGIVSGSRVLRILNDDTLEPQQNSNATGKITAGEIEFKHVNFAYDGENTVLHDLSFTAKPGQTVALVGHTGSGKSSTINTLLRFYDFQSGQILIDGQDIRDIEMRDLRQQIGLVLQDPFLFFGDIASNIRMYDATITDAQIEAAAKFVHAADFIESLPNQYHEQVIEKGAAFSSGQRQLISFARTIVRNPKILVLDEATANVDTETETVIQASLAKMRENRTTIAIAHRLSTIKDADLILVLDQGRVVERGTHESLLALNGRYADLYKMQSGMGQS from the coding sequence ATGGATAACGATAAGCAATCGATTTGGTCACGCCAGCTTTCAGTTAAGGAACAAATGCATATTATTTGGGAGCTGATGAAGTTCGCCAAACCGTATCGATGGTACTTTATTGGGGCAATTGGCTTATCAATTTTAATTTCAGCCATTAATGTCGTGCTACCGAAAATCATGTCGATCTTAATGAATGAATATTTGACCAAACAGACGACGGGCATCAAAATTTTGGTGATTTTTGCAGCAACCTACATGGGCATCACTGTCATTAAAGCGATTGCTGAGTTCTTTGAGTTTTTTTGGTTTACAATGGGTGCAGAACGGATGTTAGAGCGGGTCCGGGTCATTCTTTTCGCCAAATTACATTCACTCGGGATGCGGTATTTTGACCAGACACCAGGTGGCACATTAGTCTCACGGGTGACAAATGATACCGCATCATTTTCTGATTTTTGGACGTTGTTTTTGCAACTGAGTGGCGCCGTGATTTCAATCATCACCGCGTTTATCGCAATGTGGTTAACGAATGTAAAAATCATGACCGTCGCTTTACTTTTTGTGCCCCTTTTGTTTGTGGTCATCTGGTTCTATCAGCGCTTTGCGATCCAAGTCTACCGGCGCATGCGGGAACGGTTATCGGAATTAAATGGCCAACTAGCTGAAGCCATCACGGGGATGTCTGTTATCCAACAATTTCGGCAGGAAGCGCGCATTAATCGGGCCTTCGTTGCGACAAATGAAGCGTACTATCAAACCCGGGTGCGCATGGTGAAGACCAATTCACTCTTGTTGTCCCCAGCGATTGATTTACTATATGGCGCTGCCATTATTGTGGTCTTGCTGATGTTTGGTTGGACGAATGATTCCCAAATTGTCGCTGCTGGAACCGTATATGCTTTCTTGTCATATGTGGCGGCCTTTTACAATCCCATTGATGCAGCGATGGATTCGTTGGCCAGCTTCCAGGATGGTATTGTGTCCGGGTCACGCGTCTTGCGCATCTTAAATGACGATACGTTGGAACCCCAGCAAAATTCCAATGCCACTGGTAAAATCACCGCGGGTGAGATTGAATTTAAGCACGTCAATTTTGCTTACGACGGTGAAAATACCGTGTTGCACGATTTGAGTTTCACTGCAAAACCAGGGCAAACTGTCGCCCTGGTGGGGCATACCGGATCTGGCAAGAGTTCAACCATTAACACATTGCTCCGGTTCTACGATTTCCAATCTGGTCAAATTTTGATTGATGGTCAGGATATTCGTGATATTGAGATGCGCGATTTACGCCAACAAATTGGGCTTGTCTTACAAGATCCATTTCTATTCTTTGGCGATATCGCCTCGAATATTCGCATGTATGATGCCACGATTACGGATGCACAAATTGAGGCAGCGGCCAAGTTCGTGCATGCCGCTGATTTCATAGAAAGTTTGCCGAACCAATACCATGAGCAAGTCATCGAAAAGGGCGCGGCCTTCTCCAGTGGTCAACGGCAGTTAATTTCGTTTGCTAGAACCATTGTCCGGAACCCAAAGATTTTGGTATTGGATGAAGCAACGGCTAATGTGGATACGGAAACAGAAACCGTCATCCAAGCATCCCTAGCGAAGATGCGCGAGAATCGGACAACGATTGCGATTGCTCATCGGCTTTCCACCATCAAGGATGCCGATTTAATTCTGGTCTTAGATCAGGGACGGGTTGTGGAACGGGGTACGCATGAGAGCCTTTTGGCGTTAAATGGTCGGTATGCCGACTTGTACAAGATGCAGTCTGGTATGGGACAATCATAA
- a CDS encoding OFA family MFS transporter, producing the protein MNNKWMRAALPALLIHSSIGTVYCWSIFKQAIADYTGQPTADVEWAFSLAIFFLGMSAAVLGHFVEQDIKKSALLSTVFLVIGMAGTGLSIHAHSLVGIYLFYGIIMGIGLGIGYLTPVKTLMLWFKDNKGLGTGLAVAGFGLAKMVYSPIMFKLQQSIGLWQMFVILAAVFLVTMTLGMVLIKKPDDWIEEPLVNKFQPVALLKNRSFIGIWLMFYLNITCGLAVISQEKDIMGSLVNGNGIAIFSATAITTVVSVDAFFNAAGRIGFATLSDHLRDRNTVYKIIFVLSAALALATFFMPSTAAWLAIVLVMTFFTINAGYGGGFSALPPLLSDRFGMKAISKIHGLALSAWAIAGLSGNQLASFITNGLHLQYQSMFIVIAILYVVALGIAYVMVKPQQTLVY; encoded by the coding sequence GTGAATAATAAATGGATGCGTGCTGCTTTACCAGCATTGTTGATTCATAGCAGTATCGGAACAGTTTATTGTTGGAGTATCTTTAAACAGGCGATTGCTGATTATACCGGGCAACCCACCGCGGATGTAGAGTGGGCTTTCTCATTGGCTATCTTTTTTTTAGGGATGTCAGCAGCGGTTTTAGGTCACTTTGTTGAACAAGACATCAAAAAATCAGCCTTACTTTCAACCGTGTTTCTCGTGATCGGTATGGCTGGGACTGGTCTTAGTATTCACGCACATTCACTCGTGGGCATTTATCTTTTCTATGGTATCATCATGGGCATCGGGCTGGGGATTGGATACCTCACACCAGTGAAGACCTTAATGCTTTGGTTTAAGGACAACAAGGGGTTGGGCACGGGATTAGCAGTCGCCGGGTTTGGCTTGGCTAAGATGGTGTACTCACCAATTATGTTCAAATTACAACAGTCAATCGGTTTGTGGCAAATGTTTGTCATTTTGGCGGCGGTGTTCTTGGTAACAATGACGCTAGGGATGGTGTTGATCAAGAAGCCAGATGATTGGATTGAGGAACCCTTGGTTAATAAATTTCAGCCCGTTGCTTTGTTGAAAAATCGTTCATTTATTGGTATCTGGTTGATGTTCTACTTGAATATTACCTGTGGATTAGCTGTGATTTCGCAGGAAAAAGATATTATGGGTTCGTTGGTCAACGGCAACGGTATCGCCATTTTCTCAGCGACGGCCATCACGACTGTTGTCAGTGTGGATGCTTTTTTCAATGCTGCTGGTCGGATCGGTTTTGCGACTTTATCAGATCATTTGCGGGATCGTAACACAGTTTATAAAATTATTTTTGTGCTGTCAGCCGCATTAGCATTGGCGACCTTTTTCATGCCAAGCACGGCGGCCTGGTTAGCCATCGTCTTAGTCATGACTTTCTTTACCATCAATGCCGGTTACGGTGGTGGGTTCTCGGCATTGCCACCACTATTGAGTGACCGCTTTGGGATGAAAGCTATCTCTAAAATTCATGGGTTGGCGTTGTCGGCCTGGGCAATTGCTGGTTTGTCAGGTAATCAGTTGGCGAGCTTCATCACGAATGGGCTGCATTTACAGTATCAATCAATGTTTATCGTGATTGCCATTCTATATGTTGTGGCGTTGGGAATCGCCTATGTGATGGTTAAGCCTCAGCAAACATTAGTTTATTAA
- the pepF gene encoding oligoendopeptidase F, protein MAEQQPRATFAPETTWDLTALYQDQAAFEVAIATATTHVAAFVAKYTGNLHTLADFQAAFTDLAPITIELNHIGQYSFIPETTDFTNASFAQIAARGGQFLTSAEGDLSFFEAALINAPADVFAALAEQPELAAEIRRITRLKAHYLGADVERALTKLSSIQHAPEDVYVRMRASDFKMADFEVAGVTYPNAFVTYENFYQNHENAEIREKAFRSFSDGLRAHQHAAAAAYYNQVKKEKDLADLRGYDNVFDYLLDKQEVTHAMFDRQIDLIMNDFGPIAQRYLKHVAKVNGLKKMTFADWKIDLDGALNPAADFASAYDLVLAATSPLTEEYTREIKPFKEERWVDYAPNIGKESGGYATDPYRKHPYILMSWTNRLSDVYTLVHEIGHAGQFILSANNNSIFNASMSTYFVEAPSTFNELLLSDYLENQADDPRTKRFALAHRLTDTYFHNFITHLLEAAFQREVYNLIEAGETFGAEKLNSIMQGVLQTFWGDAVEIDEDAALTWMRQSHYYMGLYSYTYSAGLVVATQGFINVKSHPDEGVANWLKFLKSGGSLDPINTIKLTGADVTTDEPLRNTIKFLSDTVDQIIAYTAEIEN, encoded by the coding sequence ATGGCTGAACAACAACCACGAGCAACTTTTGCTCCGGAAACTACCTGGGACTTAACGGCCCTTTATCAAGATCAAGCAGCCTTTGAGGTTGCCATCGCAACGGCTACCACACACGTAGCGGCTTTCGTGGCCAAATATACTGGGAATTTGCACACACTGGCTGATTTCCAAGCGGCTTTTACCGATTTAGCCCCGATTACAATTGAACTTAATCATATTGGTCAATATAGTTTCATCCCCGAAACGACCGATTTCACCAATGCATCATTTGCGCAAATTGCGGCCCGCGGTGGTCAGTTCTTAACTAGCGCTGAAGGGGATTTGTCCTTCTTTGAAGCCGCCTTAATTAATGCACCCGCTGATGTTTTTGCTGCTTTAGCTGAGCAACCTGAGCTGGCGGCAGAAATTCGCCGGATTACCCGGTTAAAAGCCCACTATCTTGGTGCTGATGTTGAACGGGCGCTCACCAAGCTAAGCTCAATTCAACATGCACCAGAGGATGTCTACGTGCGCATGCGCGCGAGTGATTTTAAAATGGCTGACTTTGAGGTCGCCGGTGTGACCTATCCTAATGCCTTCGTGACATATGAAAATTTCTATCAAAACCATGAGAACGCTGAAATTCGTGAAAAGGCCTTTCGAAGCTTTTCGGATGGTTTGCGGGCCCATCAACATGCAGCGGCCGCTGCTTACTATAATCAGGTAAAAAAAGAAAAGGATTTAGCTGATTTGCGTGGTTACGATAATGTTTTTGATTATCTCCTCGACAAACAAGAGGTCACCCACGCCATGTTTGACCGCCAGATTGATTTGATTATGAACGACTTCGGACCAATCGCACAACGGTACTTGAAGCATGTTGCCAAGGTCAACGGCCTTAAAAAGATGACTTTTGCTGATTGGAAAATCGATCTCGACGGTGCCTTGAATCCCGCCGCTGATTTTGCATCAGCGTATGACTTGGTCTTGGCGGCCACTAGTCCCTTAACTGAGGAATACACGCGCGAAATTAAACCTTTCAAGGAGGAACGTTGGGTCGACTATGCCCCTAACATTGGTAAGGAGAGCGGTGGTTATGCTACTGACCCCTATCGCAAGCATCCGTATATCTTGATGAGCTGGACCAATCGTTTATCAGATGTCTACACCTTGGTCCACGAGATTGGCCATGCTGGTCAATTCATCCTGAGTGCCAACAACAACTCAATCTTCAATGCTAGTATGTCAACTTACTTCGTGGAAGCTCCATCAACCTTTAACGAGCTGCTCTTGTCAGATTACTTGGAAAACCAAGCCGATGACCCACGCACGAAACGGTTCGCCCTGGCGCACCGTCTAACTGACACCTACTTCCACAACTTTATCACCCATTTGCTGGAAGCGGCTTTCCAACGCGAGGTCTATAATTTGATCGAGGCCGGTGAAACTTTCGGCGCTGAGAAGTTGAATAGCATCATGCAAGGTGTCCTCCAAACTTTCTGGGGGGATGCCGTTGAAATTGATGAAGATGCCGCGTTAACTTGGATGCGTCAAAGCCATTACTACATGGGCTTATATAGCTACACCTACAGTGCCGGTCTCGTGGTTGCGACCCAAGGATTCATCAATGTCAAGTCCCATCCCGATGAAGGCGTCGCAAACTGGCTGAAGTTTCTGAAGTCTGGCGGTTCACTAGATCCGATTAACACGATTAAGTTAACTGGCGCAGACGTCACGACCGATGAACCACTCCGTAATACAATTAAATTTTTAAGCGATACCGTCGATCAAATTATCGCCTACACCGCTGAAATTGAAAATTAA
- a CDS encoding M24 family metallopeptidase: MSEKIDTIKQWLNEHQVDVAYISDFHTISYLTGFESDPIERILALIIFAQDEPFIFAPALEVEAVKETGWTHPVYGYQDHENGWAILAGHIKDHSQHLTNWAVEQNQLTLARANYLQTALPEIKFTADLTPMLEEFRLHKSAAEIEEMHHAGNDADKAFQYGFAALAEGVSELAVAAYLEYETKKRGIPGMSFETLVQFGAHAANPHGNTGNTILQPGDMALFDLGTIYGGHVSDATRTVAYKSVSDHQRDVYNVVLEAQLAAQDAVKPGMTAGELDKIARDVITKAGYGEYFVHRLGHGLGSSVHESIQIAQGNDFVLQPNMAFSIEPGIYIPGDMGVRIEDSIVLTETGADSFTHLSKELQIID; the protein is encoded by the coding sequence ATGTCAGAAAAAATCGATACGATTAAGCAATGGTTGAACGAGCATCAAGTTGATGTTGCCTACATCTCAGATTTCCATACCATTTCATACCTAACTGGTTTCGAGTCTGACCCAATTGAGCGCATCCTGGCCTTGATTATCTTTGCCCAAGACGAGCCCTTCATCTTTGCGCCAGCATTAGAGGTTGAGGCGGTTAAGGAAACTGGCTGGACGCATCCTGTTTATGGTTACCAAGACCATGAAAATGGCTGGGCAATCCTGGCCGGTCACATCAAAGACCATAGTCAACATCTAACTAACTGGGCCGTTGAGCAAAATCAATTAACCCTTGCCCGGGCCAATTATTTGCAAACTGCGTTGCCTGAGATAAAGTTTACGGCTGATTTGACGCCGATGCTTGAAGAATTCCGTTTGCACAAGTCAGCTGCCGAAATTGAAGAAATGCACCATGCCGGTAATGATGCCGACAAGGCTTTCCAGTATGGGTTCGCTGCACTAGCCGAAGGTGTTTCAGAATTGGCGGTCGCGGCTTATCTTGAATATGAAACGAAGAAGCGTGGAATTCCAGGGATGTCCTTTGAGACATTGGTCCAATTTGGCGCCCATGCAGCTAACCCCCACGGCAACACGGGGAACACCATTTTGCAGCCTGGTGACATGGCCTTGTTTGACCTTGGAACGATCTACGGCGGACATGTTTCCGACGCAACCCGTACGGTCGCCTACAAGTCCGTTTCAGATCACCAACGAGACGTCTACAACGTGGTGCTAGAAGCACAGTTAGCCGCGCAAGATGCGGTTAAACCAGGCATGACGGCTGGAGAACTTGATAAGATTGCGCGCGATGTCATTACTAAGGCTGGTTATGGTGAATACTTTGTACACCGTCTCGGCCACGGTCTCGGTTCATCCGTGCATGAATCCATTCAAATCGCCCAAGGTAACGATTTCGTTTTGCAGCCCAACATGGCCTTCTCCATTGAACCAGGTATCTATATTCCAGGCGATATGGGCGTCCGGATTGAAGACTCAATTGTCCTAACAGAGACTGGTGCTGATTCATTCACGCACCTGTCAAAAGAGTTACAAATTATTGATTAA
- the ccpA gene encoding catabolite control protein A, producing the protein MEKQTITIYDVAREAKVSMATVSRVVNGNANVKKETKDKVEEVIARLGYRPNAVARGLASRRTTTIGVIIPDVTDHYFAELARGIDDVAAMYHYQIILANSDESNAKELRVLDSLLGKQVDGIIFMGNLINEPIRDAFAKADVPIVLAGSVDAEQAQASVTIDYTLATQEATTRLIKSGHQEVALIMGPSEHSINRDYKLVGYKQALEIAGIPFDENLVITADYDYQSGYQLAHIVNDSMATAAVVVDDEMAAGLLNGLVDMGISLPEDFEIITSNNSRLTVMTRPQLSSITQPIYDLGAVAMRMLTKLMNHEKLDVKNIILPHGYAERDTTK; encoded by the coding sequence ATGGAGAAACAAACCATCACCATCTATGACGTTGCGCGTGAAGCTAAGGTTTCAATGGCGACCGTTTCACGAGTTGTGAATGGTAACGCCAATGTTAAAAAAGAGACCAAGGACAAGGTTGAAGAGGTTATCGCACGTTTGGGATACCGTCCTAATGCAGTTGCCCGCGGGCTGGCTTCACGGCGTACCACAACGATTGGGGTGATTATCCCGGATGTGACCGACCATTATTTCGCCGAGCTTGCGCGTGGGATTGATGACGTTGCCGCGATGTATCATTACCAGATTATTTTAGCGAACTCCGATGAATCTAATGCCAAGGAATTGCGTGTGTTGGATAGTTTGCTTGGCAAACAGGTAGATGGGATCATCTTCATGGGTAACTTGATTAACGAGCCCATTCGTGATGCATTTGCCAAGGCCGATGTGCCAATCGTCTTGGCAGGCTCAGTTGACGCTGAACAAGCCCAAGCCTCAGTGACGATTGATTACACGTTGGCAACGCAAGAAGCAACGACGCGTTTAATCAAGAGTGGTCACCAAGAAGTGGCCTTGATTATGGGACCCAGCGAGCACTCAATCAATCGTGATTATAAATTAGTGGGATACAAACAAGCCCTTGAAATTGCGGGAATTCCATTTGATGAGAACTTGGTCATCACAGCGGATTATGATTACCAAAGCGGTTATCAATTAGCCCATATTGTGAATGATTCTATGGCCACCGCGGCTGTTGTCGTTGATGATGAGATGGCAGCGGGCTTGCTAAATGGTCTTGTTGATATGGGAATTTCATTGCCAGAAGATTTTGAAATCATCACGAGCAATAATTCACGTTTGACGGTTATGACGCGACCACAATTGAGTTCGATTACACAGCCAATCTATGATCTTGGGGCGGTTGCCATGCGGATGCTCACCAAGTTAATGAATCATGAAAAACTTGATGTCAAGAATATTATCTTGCCACACGGTTATGCAGAACGAGATACCACAAAATAA
- the purE gene encoding 5-(carboxyamino)imidazole ribonucleotide mutase: MTKVAVVMGSISDWPTMQLATDILTDLGIEIEKHIISAHRMPKTLAQFAENARENGVSVIIAGAGGAAHLPGMLAASTTLPVIGVPIQSKALNGLDSLLSIVQMPAGVPVATVAIGTAGAKNAAYLAAQIIGISDVKMAEAVAHFREAQTQAAIDSEAALNE, translated from the coding sequence ATGACGAAAGTAGCTGTAGTCATGGGGTCAATTTCGGATTGGCCAACCATGCAACTTGCGACCGATATTTTAACCGACTTGGGCATCGAGATTGAAAAACACATCATTTCAGCACATCGGATGCCAAAAACGTTGGCCCAATTTGCTGAGAACGCCCGCGAAAATGGCGTGTCAGTCATTATTGCTGGTGCGGGTGGTGCCGCACATCTACCTGGTATGTTGGCAGCTAGTACGACCTTACCGGTGATTGGGGTGCCAATTCAATCAAAAGCATTGAACGGACTCGATTCGTTATTGAGTATCGTGCAGATGCCGGCTGGCGTACCAGTGGCCACCGTGGCAATCGGTACAGCCGGTGCGAAAAATGCCGCCTATTTAGCCGCTCAAATTATTGGTATCAGTGATGTTAAGATGGCTGAAGCAGTCGCGCACTTCCGTGAAGCACAAACGCAAGCAGCAATTGATAGTGAGGCAGCATTAAATGAGTAA
- the purK gene encoding 5-(carboxyamino)imidazole ribonucleotide synthase — translation MSKVILPPATIGIVGGGQLGRMIALAAKPMGYRVGVLDPTPDSPAGQVADFQITADYDDEAAILELARRADVLTYEFENVDLTTLAHASQITELPQGTDLLYITKNRLREKQFLADHGIPVARFAEVQSVVELDAKVAEEVPCPAILKTAEGGYDGHGQWDIPNTDALNTLISHWPVAETVPLILEQQIDFDREVSVMVTRDGFNEVRIWPVAENVHQHHILKTTLAPAQVSPLLQAKITRIATDIAEALNLRGVLGVEMFVAGDDVYVNELAPRPHNSGHYTIEGSNISQFEAHVRSIVGLPIAEIETVDQALMLNLLGDELTQAREELLAHPEWHFHDYGKLDIKRNRKMGHITVVGATAIGQLETWSQTHEQH, via the coding sequence ATGAGTAAGGTTATTTTACCGCCAGCCACGATCGGCATCGTCGGTGGCGGCCAATTAGGACGCATGATTGCTTTAGCAGCCAAGCCAATGGGTTACCGTGTCGGGGTGCTGGATCCCACGCCAGATAGTCCTGCTGGTCAGGTAGCGGATTTTCAAATTACCGCTGACTATGATGACGAAGCCGCGATATTGGAATTGGCACGTCGAGCAGATGTGTTGACATACGAATTTGAAAACGTCGATTTAACCACGTTGGCACACGCCAGTCAAATCACAGAGTTGCCCCAAGGTACCGATTTGCTCTATATCACCAAGAATCGTTTACGTGAAAAGCAATTCTTAGCCGATCATGGTATTCCAGTGGCACGCTTTGCTGAAGTGCAGTCAGTCGTCGAATTGGATGCTAAGGTCGCTGAAGAGGTCCCTTGCCCAGCCATCTTGAAGACGGCTGAGGGCGGTTATGATGGGCATGGTCAGTGGGATATTCCTAACACTGATGCCTTAAACACATTGATTTCACATTGGCCCGTCGCTGAAACAGTCCCACTTATTTTGGAGCAACAAATTGACTTTGACCGTGAAGTTAGTGTCATGGTCACACGGGATGGGTTTAATGAAGTACGTATCTGGCCAGTGGCTGAAAATGTACATCAACACCACATCTTGAAGACGACCTTAGCACCAGCCCAAGTGAGCCCACTGTTGCAGGCGAAGATTACCCGAATTGCAACGGATATTGCCGAGGCATTGAATTTGCGCGGGGTCCTCGGGGTTGAAATGTTTGTCGCGGGTGATGACGTTTACGTCAACGAACTCGCCCCCCGACCACACAATTCAGGCCATTATACGATTGAGGGTTCTAACATCTCACAATTTGAAGCCCATGTGCGCAGCATTGTCGGCTTGCCAATTGCTGAGATTGAAACCGTGGATCAAGCACTGATGTTGAATCTGCTTGGTGACGAATTGACCCAAGCACGTGAAGAGCTGCTGGCACATCCAGAATGGCACTTCCACGACTACGGCAAACTTGATATCAAACGAAATCGAAAAATGGGGCACATCACTGTGGTGGGTGCCACAGCGATCGGACAATTAGAAACATGGAGTCAAACACATGAGCAACATTGA
- a CDS encoding phosphoribosylaminoimidazolesuccinocarboxamide synthase, producing MSNIEKQDLIIEGKAKAVYNTTDPALVWVHNLDQATALNGKKKEAITNKAHYTNAISGLLFQYLAEQGIANHFVERLNDTDVLVKKLTMAKVEVVTRNYASGSFERKYAVPHLQELTPKVQEFYYKNDQLDDPSLNDSQILALGLASTSDIATFRSTALAVNEKLTALFAEIGIILVDFKVEYGYQADGSLLLADELSPDNMRLIDATTQVSLDKDVFRQGTGEITDVYEIVLSRLQHALHY from the coding sequence ATGAGCAACATTGAGAAGCAGGACTTAATCATCGAAGGCAAGGCGAAGGCCGTTTACAATACGACCGATCCGGCATTAGTTTGGGTTCATAATCTTGACCAAGCCACGGCCTTGAATGGTAAGAAGAAGGAAGCAATTACCAATAAGGCGCACTATACGAACGCTATTTCGGGTCTATTGTTCCAATACTTGGCGGAGCAAGGCATCGCCAACCACTTCGTCGAACGCTTGAATGACACCGACGTTTTGGTAAAAAAATTGACCATGGCTAAGGTAGAGGTCGTCACACGTAACTACGCATCAGGTAGTTTTGAGCGTAAGTATGCGGTGCCACATTTGCAAGAGCTGACACCAAAGGTCCAGGAATTCTATTATAAAAATGATCAATTAGACGACCCCAGCTTAAACGACTCCCAAATTTTAGCACTTGGTCTGGCAAGCACCTCGGATATCGCAACTTTCCGCAGTACGGCTTTAGCGGTTAATGAAAAGCTGACCGCCTTATTCGCCGAAATCGGGATTATTTTGGTTGATTTCAAAGTTGAGTATGGTTATCAAGCCGATGGTAGCTTACTTTTGGCTGATGAATTATCACCTGATAACATGCGCCTGATTGATGCGACAACGCAGGTTTCTTTGGATAAAGATGTCTTCCGTCAGGGCACGGGTGAAATTACGGACGTCTATGAAATTGTCTTATCACGTTTGCAACATGCATTGCATTATTAG
- the purS gene encoding phosphoribosylformylglycinamidine synthase subunit PurS, translated as MYLAKIYVTYKPSILDPQGEVIKAALHRLDFNTVEGVNQGKYFEIKLTAADEAAASELVKAFTTELLINHNTETYRFDLEEA; from the coding sequence TTGTACCTTGCTAAAATCTACGTTACTTACAAGCCATCAATTTTGGATCCTCAAGGGGAAGTCATTAAAGCCGCATTACATCGTTTGGATTTCAACACAGTTGAAGGTGTGAACCAAGGTAAGTATTTTGAAATTAAGTTGACCGCCGCAGATGAAGCAGCCGCTAGTGAATTGGTGAAAGCCTTTACCACTGAGTTGCTTATCAACCACAACACTGAAACTTACCGCTTCGATTTGGAGGAGGCTTAA
- the purQ gene encoding phosphoribosylformylglycinamidine synthase subunit PurQ, with amino-acid sequence MKAAVIRFPGSNCDFDMYYALQDFGVDADIVTKDQADFDDYDAIFLPGGFAYGDYLRTGAVARFSPAMKAVTQAADAGKLVVGVCNGFQILTEAGLLPGQLMRNAVDGKAPGFINDDVPLQVVNADTPFSSEYGAGATLTIPVAHGEGRYYADAETIANLYANHQVVFTYQENINGSVDNIAGITNKAGNVFGMMPHPERAVDELLGNTDGRAFFKGIVANILAKVK; translated from the coding sequence ATGAAAGCAGCCGTGATTCGTTTCCCAGGCTCAAACTGTGACTTTGACATGTATTATGCTTTACAAGATTTTGGGGTTGATGCGGACATCGTCACGAAAGACCAAGCTGATTTTGATGACTATGACGCCATTTTCCTACCCGGTGGGTTCGCTTATGGTGATTACCTACGTACCGGGGCGGTGGCCCGTTTTTCACCTGCGATGAAAGCTGTGACACAAGCCGCTGATGCCGGTAAGTTGGTGGTGGGCGTTTGCAACGGTTTCCAAATTTTGACGGAAGCTGGTTTGCTACCCGGTCAACTCATGCGTAATGCCGTTGATGGTAAGGCGCCGGGCTTTATTAATGATGATGTCCCTTTGCAGGTCGTGAATGCTGACACGCCATTTTCAAGCGAGTATGGTGCGGGTGCCACACTGACCATTCCAGTGGCGCACGGTGAAGGTCGTTACTATGCTGACGCAGAGACAATCGCCAACTTGTACGCTAACCACCAGGTTGTGTTTACTTACCAAGAGAACATTAACGGCTCAGTGGACAACATTGCCGGGATTACCAATAAGGCGGGGAATGTGTTTGGCATGATGCCCCACCCGGAGCGGGCAGTTGATGAATTGTTGGGTAACACGGATGGACGCGCTTTCTTCAAAGGAATTGTGGCGAACATCTTGGCAAAAGTAAAGTAG